A segment of the Crassostrea angulata isolate pt1a10 chromosome 10, ASM2561291v2, whole genome shotgun sequence genome:
TAATACTCTAAAGTACTAGTATTAATGTATTGAAAAgagatttactttttatgataaattatgAACAAAATTCATTGTATATATCCTTTAGGACAAGGACTGCAATGGAAAATGttacaatgtatatacaaaTCTTTTCATTTACCGTCAGTACCCTATCTTATTTCTTCTTTAAACACGTAAAAATTGCACACTTCGAAgttcttaattaaaaacaaatatgttgGTAAATGAGACAGCAGATGTACAAACGATAAAAAATATCGGATTTTCCAACAGTAAAGTTGTCATAATAGCCTGTTCAGCCGATGACATTTCGAAGTGACCATTTCAGCAAAGGCAGCAAAATGTCAGCGGTAGAGTTGCTACTTTTCTCAATTGGCGACCATTTCGTCAAGGTTTGATTAGTGACGTCATCTGCCCTTGACATTTTCCAAATGCCAACAAGCTTTAGCCGAGTCATTATATCCCACGATAACTTTCAACATCCATTGACTTCAGTTTCATTGACCAGTCTTCCAAAACGGGTTCTTTTGTCCAGCCACTTTTATCGCTCTAGTCGCCGCCTCTTTATATTACGTAATAAACGGATTATGTAATGTCACTAATGATGCAAATAACCTGTTAAGTATGTCCTAGGCGAATATAATTAGTGTATTAATGGCTTGATGAATTGATTTTGTATCCGTATATCATTTCGAGTAACTGCATGAAAAACTATAATCATCAATTTAACACCGACAGCCTTCGGCTTTATATTAATAACCCAGGCATAAGTCGAGGTTTTCATCAAACAAAGAAGTTAATCAATAAATAACTCTGATTTTAtcctttatatattttgaaggaTGACCCTGAGAAAAGAAAAAGGAAAGAAGATGCCATAATCGCCTGGACGTGGAAGAAATTTATACAGAACACGTCTGATCCGGAAATACTACTGCGCATGCCCATGACAAAAGTATATGATAGCAGATGACACACCTATTTAATATTCTTTATCAAAACCATAAGTTTTTTGCCATattgaatgttattttttttaaacaggcaGCTGTTCGTGCAATGGATGCAATTCAACATTTTGTAAAGGCTAAACTGGGAAATCAGGTTGAAAAATTTTTCATTGCCGGTGCCTCAAAGGCAAGTATTCTGTATATAGAACGTAGACGTATTTCACCTATAAGAGCACACACTAAATTCTATTGCAATCAAATGATTGAAAATGATGGCGACTGTGATATTAGAAATTggaatgatgatgatgatgatgatgatgatgagttATTTCTATTTAACAGAGAGGGTGGACAACATGGACAACAGCGGCTGTAGACAAAAGAGTGGTTGCCATGGCACCCATAGTATTGGACTTATTAAACATGGTTAAAGTAAATCACTTTGATCATTTTTATGCCCCCATGTCTGCTCCATATAAATTTTAAGATTCCTTTTCTTGGCAACATCAAACGTCGTGCACTGGTCTCCCTAATGAGTATTGAGATTATTAGGTCAAAGATCAAAGGTCAAACCACCCCGAGCTTAAGAAGATAATGCCCACTCAATAGTTTGAAAACCGTTCGCTTGACAGAACAAACTCTCAACATACACTCCTTTATCATATGAagatatttaaatcaaatgtcAAAAGTCAAGGATGAAATTTATCTGGACATAAGAAGGTGATTGTCCGTTCAATATCTTTCGAACATTTCACgcgataaaattcaaaattgacaCGAGTAGATTTCCTTTATTGTATTCCAATACACGGAGTAGAAAGTCCTGACTTCATCTAattatttgttattgttttgaaataccTTCAGTACCAGTGAGAATGGCATTGAGTATATAAAAATACTGCTTTTAATATTTCACCAGTCAAGAGCAAAACTAATATATGATCTGTattctaaattaaaaatttgttctATTCTCTTGTTGAAATCTCTTGTTTTATagagtttaaattgttttcgttGCTTTGTAGAATCTCCATCACATGTACAGAAACCTGGGTGGCTGGACCTTCGCCTTTGATGACTACCTGGACGTCAACATCACAGCGGAGTTAGACAGCGAAGGCGTGGCCAAAATGGCCGCAATCATCGACCCTCTCTGTAATCTTTCTTgtctttgaacattttttatgtcCTAACCTTTGTTTGATATATTCATAATCTGTGTATTAAATGAAATGATACAGTAAAAGTGGTCATTTACGCTTGTGGTAAAGTACGCGTTTTCTATCGTCAAACAATATGCGTGGGTATTAAATAAGTGTTTTAGAACTCCAAAGTTGTTAGTTTTTTACCATACGAGCGGGGGTATTTTACGCGGTTTTAAGCTAACAGCGCAACTAGTGTAAATTTCATCCACGCTTAACTAGACACTTCTACAAGATAAGCTTAAGTAGAATGAAATTCTCATTATCTTGTAAGCAATGTTGGTGTGCTTTCGATGTGAAAATCTTgtttttacaatgcttcagcCTACAACGACAGATATAGGAACATCGCCAAGTTTATCATTACGACGGGAGGCGATGAATTTTTTCAGCCGGACGACGCTCATTACTACTTCGACCAGTTGGAGGGACCCAAATATCTCAGGTGCAACCACGTGTTGTTAAGAGTAATATGCATGCTACTAGAATACTAGTATATGCATGCCTCCAAGAAGGCGTCAGGGATTAAAGGGGTATACAGTGGTGTACATTTGTCTTTGGAAAGTGGGCAAAGTTCACTTATAATACATAGTGTAAAATGTAttgttattgtaaaattaaagaaatggtATATTTATGGCTGTTATAAAAGAGTAAacatattgagagagagagagagagagagagagagagatacattaatgatatttatgttaatgataaaatatgtatttatgacaataaaaaaaaattggcatatTGATAGGGGCCAACATTATAGAGTGGGTATTTTGAAAAGAACGTGTATATCCTGCCATTAAAAAGTGCACACATAAGAgcttttattttataatgaatttgagaaacattaaaaaaaaggagaaaaaaaagagTTATGGCCACGTTCTCTTTGTGTTACAGAAAACTTCCAAATGCAGAACATAGCTGTGCTGGGCACGAGACAAgtttgatgttttctttaagAGCATTTTTTCTTCAAGTGATAAATGTGAGTACATTTCGATAAAACCACTTCCGGTTTTGGCGAATTACATTTATTCCATCAAATGCGTGTTTGATAGCAATTAGGGGGAGGGGTATTGTTGAGTTTTGACTGGCATTCTGAAAATTAGATACCTAATACCATTATTTCAAGATATAATTGGTGtaagaaaatttcatgtaagattttaaattaacatttagGGAAGTATCGCAATGAATATATTTGGGAAGTACGTCATTCCGTTACATTATGTGACAGTAAACTATCCATAATAAAACGAGCTATTtatcttcattttaaatgtatgctatttaaaaatgtaggtatcaaatgtacatatatataggCGATTGAATCGAATACTTAACCGTTAAAAtggagggttttttttcagaagcTCTGTTTATACACGatctcagaaaaaaatatctagAATGAATTTTCTGAACGatgagttttaaaatgttttaatctaTTTCTGTCTTAAGATTAAATAAAGTGACAGTAGTGACAAGCAGTAACAAGAACTTTACGTGGGTGCGTTTCTATATGTAAACATCATTTATCTTAAAACTACTGCAGCAAGTCTAAttgattcaaagaaaaaatatattattctaTTTCGTAAACTAGGCTTTTTCGGCGAAAGCAATTTTCATTCAAGATAACCATCCTTGATGAAATATTACCCTTAACCTCGACAACTTTGGAAGATGCATGTGGTTAATTATAGCTTATTGTTATTCATTAAACTGAATCTTACATAATCATTATCAGTGTACTTcatcatgtttatatatatttttttactgaaCAGATGTATATGCATTTTGCTTTATTTCAGGAGACCCCGTTTCCTAAAATGAATTGGAAAAGAGAGTTCGTAAGTTTCATATCTGTAAAGATAAagataatcatatttttatacacgtattttttattcttttgatCAATCGTTTATaatcaatataattatacagaCGAAGACTGGGGGAAAAATAACATTATTCACAGACAGAAAACCAAGAACAGTGGACGTTTACTATGCGAGGACGCTTGACGGCAAAAGGTAGAATAAAACTGCAAAATGTAGATATAAATGGCAAAAGGTAGATATAAATGGCAAAAGGTAGGTGGCAAAAGGTAGATATAAATGGCAAAAGGTAGATGGCAAAAGGTAGATATAAATGGCAAAAGGTAGATGGCAAAAGGTAGATGGCAAAAGGTAGATATAAATGGCAAAATGTAGATGGCAAAAGGTAGATATAAATGGCAAAAGGTAGAGAAAGACGACAAAAGGTAGAGAAAGATGACAAAAGGTAGAGAAAGATGAAAAAAGGTAGAAAAAGATGGTAAAAGGTAGATAAAACGAAATAACCAAAGCAACAGGAGcattaatgataataaaattgaTCAAATGAGAGCATAAATAGAAAGGTTGATCAAATTATACACGTTTCGAGCTCCGTTGATAAAAGAGATGGGTCAGATAAAGTACTGAAAGCAACCTTGGTATAAAGGTGAgcaaataatcaaagtactgagagctTCAAAAGTAAAAATAGAATTCAAGGTACATTTGTACCGAGATCCTGAATGCAGTTCAGTATAGATGATAGTATGACGTTGTAAGCACATAGGGGTGTTTACCGAACTTGTCTAAACGGTCGATCATTTGGCTTTTGGTAGTGCTCCCTAGTGAACTGGACGAATTAATTCTCTCCTTTGTGTACGCCTGTTGCACCCGTTATATTATCTATAAACCGTTTTTGTAATCATCGAAAAAAGGTAAACTTAGTCTTATGAAAGTGTCCATAGATAACCAAATAATCATAGTACTGAGAGTATCGATTGTTGATGTGATAAAGTACAATGTCATtcacaaattgaaaattaaaatcatctacGTACCCAGAACGCAAGTAATGTATTTGGAGTACCATTGAGagcatgtataaacaaaaaagAGAGCCTTAAAAGTATTGAAACATAGATACATGCATGAAGGTAATTCAACGAATTCGGAGAAACAAAGAGTACACATTTCATTCTCTTAACCTTTGGTATATTTGAAACAAAGACAATTCAGCACCCACACACTATGGAAtgagaaaatgaaaaatcaattatattATTCTAACACATTTCAATGTTACAAAATTCAAGGATTTTAGGGTACTTTTGTGTTTCTATTTAAGACGTGACTTCAGATTATTGGTCGCTTCATCAGATGATCCACGGAAGCCCTACCCTCATCCCGTGATATGGTTCAATGACAGGGCACAAGAATTGGTAGGTCCAATCAAAAACTCAAAGATTTTCATTTTCACTTAGAGCCTTGCTCAGcagttttcagattttattttcttttttgttgcgATAAAACATGTGCGTGTTTACTGTAGACAAGTTATGCAAATGTTTAATTACATGTCACGAGACATGCAGTAAAATGTCCTCTCTCATGCATGATATTCTTATAAGAGACATTTTAAGTTTCATGTGTGGGGTTTGATCTGAAAAGTGCAAAGGCTTCTTTTATTCATGACCACTTTCATTTAAACATGCACGTTATCAAAGACCTGAAATAGCAAGCACTGCGGTATCATTACATGGGCAGCACTTTAATTCCAAAAAGGTGAACTGTTTCAGACTGGCCAAAAGtggcaaaaaaaatatccttAAATGCATGCGTTATTCATCTGTGAAATTGATCAGAGACAAATCGAAGCTTCAAGAGGACCGCTGTGTTGTTAATTAAGTTGTTCACAGATGACATTGGTGATAGTTTGGCCAGGAAGCCAATACAAGATTCACGAGATAGAAAGAGGAACTCTAATGAGCGCAGGATAGGTTCGACAAGGAAACTCAATCCAGAACATCTAGCACTGACATCCATCTCAAAGATTTAAACATCAAGAGGTCTtttcaaaaacagttttattgaataaaaagtaAGCCGgagatatataaataaaaaagcgTGTAAAGGGAAAGTTAAGATCTTGACATTTTTGTTCGTTTTAGGACTTTTTCCACAAGGGAATTTCCTGAGAAATGTGCAGTGTAAAGtgataaaaatctttattatagTTTCTAGAATCTATAAATAAGATAATAGTCTATGATTTGAAGCAAGAATAAGATGAACTTTACCCACGCTCCTGTTCGAATGATAAGGCGTTTTTTTAACATGAACTAAGTCTTTGCACAGTTTTTCCGATTGACAACGAATTACGACACttgttttatatgaaatatcattaaagTGTATATGatcatcataattatttctgttatcaataaattcatcactttaaaaaatagaaacattttgctgaagaaacaaaatttacaaaagtttTGTCTTAAATTGATTTGTTCGTCTGTTAAATATGAACACAAAATCTCAGTTGCACCTTGGTAATAgcaatttatattatttgattaTATAAGCAACTGTTTGACAGATGGGACTTAGAATAATCATTTTTCCCCACAAAAAGCGCTGCAATTTCCCCCTCAATGTATAAAGATAGACTATTTCAGacgtatttttctttattaaacaGGGTAACAACACTTTTGTTGCTGAATACGACAGTCCGCCACAGGGATGGCTGGCTTTTTTCATTCAAGTAAGTCAGCAGACGACATATTCAAGTCAGCAGACGACAAATTACTGCACAATATTTAATCTGCcttagatatttttaatattttgttccaCCAAATGCAGACAATTGCAATTTTGATGTCTGTATTGGATGAAACAATTAGTGTATCAGGGGActtatatttgacatatatgGCTGAGTGATAATAACGTTCCCCGCGTTTTATGGTACGTTAGAACTTGAATGAAAGgaaattgattttgattaagTTCCCACCTTTGCATATTCGAATTGCATATAAGGagcatttatttgatataatcGAGGCTTGCGATATTAATAGTTATAAAAACAGGGAATTGGCAGAAATTCAATGTAAAGAggttcagaaaaaaatgaaccGAGTTAGCAGAGACCTCGAcctttgtcttttttaaaaataagattatttCAAGAGTATATAAAACGTGAAATTCTTGCCAAAAATTACCACTGCCTCACACAATGATCAGTGTTgctgaatttttctttattgaccAGAGGTTTACTATCTGAAAGCAACGACAAAGAAACACTCGATGACATAAAGTACACTCTCGTTATTTTATGTCTACCTCAACAGATGCCATATGCCAGCCAAAGACTCTTTATGAGTCGATAACTCTTTATGTGTCGAAAATTCCAAGAGCGAAAACCTTTATCAGACAAATACATACGTAATTAACCCAATAGgccttttctttctttaaaagcAGTGTTTCCGTAGCAAAACATAGAAAAAGTCGACAGTTTTATCAACATTATACTAATGAATGCATTCCATAAAGACCAGAAGCTGAGGTGTTGACAACCTCGACCTAATAAACCCCCTGAAGAGAGACTGACAATTCGATAATCTGGTCTGCTAATTCAATTAATTCTCGGTTGTATAAGGGGCTCTTAAGTTCATTGTTATTTTAGAACACTGTGGAAATATTAAATTTCGTGGGTGCagattttcgtggattgcttaaattttacaggtttgttGGAACGTAATTTCGTTTATTCTCTTATTCTCTTATAAAAAGGAAATATTCATGGAGGGTGTTAATTCGTGAAAGAAAGGTActcacgaattccacgaaaattgactaccaagaaatctaatgattccacagtatatataTGGATTGAAAATCTGTATTTTTATGAGACTAAAATAAatggaacattttttaaagctgcttggtccgattttatatcaaattttatgcacgcttttaaacgatggctatgcttagtatatgtataataatagacattgcagtacttttacccgtcaattatgccaaatttcaatgaagaaaaatacgtacaaaatatgctaacaaaacaaacgacattaaaagttACCgcattatttcgcctcatgttaaatttcacccctgacgacgagaggggtatagttgtattacgactttgacatcgctttaaataaaggtagaaatgatcagacaaattacaaataaacatgtgtacgttttgttcgctaatatttccaaagtgtgctttgtttacaatcgatgcatagcatgcgggttgaataaccccaatcattcaggggacgaaaccaagcggtttccttttctaaacattcccgtgatgcattttggtttgttttttcgtttgcccaaagagaaattatttttatttactttgaatatttctaactttgaaaggagactgattctgctggtgtaaataggagaaagtccataactttctaagataaatgatttatatggaaaaaattttgatactgtaattacaaaaaaatcggaccaagcagctttaacaattttaattatctaGTGATAAACCTGAAACATGTTTCAATCTATCGCATTGTTACAACGCATGATtcacatttaattttgaattgccTATTTTTGTTCTTGTGGTAGGTGAGCTTTGATGGAGTATCAGATGCAAGATTAGAATTCACGACTGAAGCACAAATAATCCCGGATACATTTCCGTTCCCAGAATGCCACGGTTCCGGATGTAGAGGCAGACTCGTCTGATCTCATTTATATACTGCGTCATTCTATTTGTAGAGTCTGAATATCAATATGTCTGGTGCTGCACATCAATAAAAACGATTTTGCCACCATTTACCTACATTTAGTATTCTTTGTCTTTGGATTTTATTCACCCTGTTTTAGATTATAGAAAAAAACCGATTTTTCAGATCAGTTTGTAGGTCTGTGCATAGGGGTACTAGCAAACTGTGGTCgctataaattataaaaaataaaagtcaaaagTATCATTTTAGCAAGAAAGGGCcaagcatgaaaaaaaaattgtactttgttgcaaattttcatttcaatatggaAGACAATGTGTATGCGTATAATTCCTGATCTTCATTTGGGGATAGTGGAAACGTATTGCACCTCCCACTTtctgggttttcttttatgcaatgcaaaaaaaaaagacactGGGAAATGCCAGGCCTATTGAAGATGTTTCTGTTACAGAAAAAGAGATTATCCTGAATATCCAAAGAGGCCTCAGATATTTCACCGAAGAGGATTCTTGGTTACACAAATCAATACAGAGTATTCAGAAGACATAAGTCAATTAAGGCTTGAAAATGATGAGAGCAAAAGTTTTAGTTTTTTTCTGCGAAAACGAGAAACTAACTCATATTTCATTGCcatacaacatttttttttaaaacgtggCTGGGCTTATATTTCTGTATAAGTGATGCAAATTGCTTCTCTTGACACATCCCCTGGATATCTGTTGTTGTAATGACaccattttgtacatttcacCACACTTACGTGTTAAATCGTAGAATGATGCTCTATTTTTCGTCTCTTTCATTATttaaagttgatattttttttgtttttattatcatataacattcattcattctttgaaatttaattctttaaatattgatcGGAAAAgttattctgattttatttcaaatactagacaatttacaataaataattgAACGACAGGAAGTGCAACTGGGTAAAAACAAAGCTTaatgatcatataaaaaatttaaaagaattcttATTAGAGGACAGATGGGAATTGGCGCCATTTGAACGTTTTGTATTTGGGACGCGAgtgaaaatgtataaattatGACACGCgttcatttcatttttgaatattAGAGCCGATGATTATTCACTATCTATTAAGGAATTTGGGATCTGTTACTTGTTATCGGATATATACGTTAGAGGTATTTATGTTTAATAATTTCTGAATCATTAGATACTGGGAGGAGAACGTGCTTTctataataaaattgaaaacaatcacAGCCTGATTACACATAATTTGTGACATAAACGAAAAATCTTCAAATGTGACTAATTAACCTAAGATGTTGCCACGACTTCAAAGCCTCACAAAAATTACCAAACATTGTTTTCTTAATAATAAAGtcattcaatttgagctttaaaaaatgcaaaatattgcaATGAATATAACATACGTATTATTAGAAGATGTcagaatttcttttattttaacctTTTGTGCTACAATGTTGGAAATGTATAACGTCACAGGACAAACGATTTTTCCGAGCGTTTGTcagtttatcaataaaatcCCGCTGTAATTATCTAAATCAGGTTTCATggaattaaattgaattttaatgcataaaactacttgatattttataaatataataatgagCGAAAAGGGAATAGTATACGTAAAACTACAACTTTGAATtagtaaatgcattttttttcccaaaccgtAACATTGCTTTATATTCTATACATACATTCATTTGTTGTGTAAATTTGATAAGAAACGACACATTCAATGCATAAATCTCTATGGCAATTCAgctgaaaaataacaaaaattgtgaatttcgaTATTGATTGCTTCCCTGCGCCGGAACACTTCGGAAGCACCTTGCCAGCTTCACCGTATCCTGATAATAACTGGTAGGAAGCGGAAGTACGTCATCTCTTCCACTTCTCTCTTGAGCTTTTGATTCGTACTTATAACTCTGacgtaaagatttttttttaaaaagggttgtTTTTGGCCCACACACAACAAATTGTCTGCAAATAGAGGCTTATCTTTCGATAATCTGTGCATTTGTTTCCACTCGTCATTAATTGTTTTTCCTtcaagaaaattatatttcGAATCTTCATTTGTGCGGATTTCTTTACTCAGATTTAATTAAGCTAcgatttttcatttatatttacaaacacCTTACTTGGCATTACAAACCGTATTGCTTATTACTaaagaaattatataatttcctttttttcctttatatcagTGGGATTGAAAGTGCAGAACATAGTGCAGTACAAGGCATTTCAATATATTGCACCCAACGTCCATGAGGCCGTAATCTTACCTTTCGACATTCTTCTGCAAGAGCACTTAGCAGATCTAGATAAAACATAGCTCATTGCTGCAAAACAAAGCAAATGTAATAGAGGCAACATCTCGTCTGGGGTTTGAACACGGGTCCACTGGCATGCCAGACCAACACTCTACCAATCGAGCTAtagggttaacccactagccTGATttagtaggaatgccatatacctgATTTTATCCTACAAACATATTGCAAACTTCCTAGGGAATCTGAGAAACACTGCTTGTGTTGTCAGGGTGGCTTTTTCTATTTATAATGATGTAATGTATCACTGGAATGGAACCCTTGGGTCATATCTATCGTAACAAAGTGTTTTCatcaagattaaaaaaaatatatacatgacaCCGAAATAATAACTGTTTCTGGTGAAAAGTGTCTTCAATGGTTAAAACACAAtcaaaaaattttataaaaatttgaatttgaattattaaaattatttcttaaacccaaaataaaatacattatgtCTGAAATATTATCGGCGTTTTAGATAAACTGtgtctgaaatacatgtagtatcggCATTTTAGATAAAACCTAATAAATGAAATCAAAGAATTGTACCAAACCTCTCTCTGAACCCTGTTTCGAACAGAATGATAAAAGCACTGTGACGTCAGCTATGACAGTAGTTTCTGtctttatcaataaaatgaatGTCGTTAGGTCATGTTCCGTGAAGGAAAGcata
Coding sequences within it:
- the LOC128167835 gene encoding autocrine proliferation repressor protein A-like encodes the protein MWILVTTAVALWAVSPMRATPLDDYVHREDPHYKYSEIGSYRGPEYTMYTLNMTSQKWKTEAETDSPIWWHYLTVTIPDKINYTQAAFMLIDGGSNTEDPPKITNNFVALTTVVAVSACTIGADLRMIPNQPILFKDDPEKRKRKEDAIIAWTWKKFIQNTSDPEILLRMPMTKAAVRAMDAIQHFVKAKLGNQVEKFFIAGASKRGWTTWTTAAVDKRVVAMAPIVLDLLNMVKNLHHMYRNLGGWTFAFDDYLDVNITAELDSEGVAKMAAIIDPLSYNDRYRNIAKFIITTGGDEFFQPDDAHYYFDQLEGPKYLRKLPNAEHSCAGHETSLMFSLRAFFLQVINETPFPKMNWKREFTKTGGKITLFTDRKPRTVDVYYARTLDGKRRDFRLLVASSDDPRKPYPHPVIWFNDRAQELGNNTFVAEYDSPPQGWLAFFIQVSFDGVSDARLEFTTEAQIIPDTFPFPECHGSGCRGRLV